DNA sequence from the Deltaproteobacteria bacterium genome:
GGCGAGGAGGCGCCTGGGGGGTCGCTACATCCCCGCGCGGCCGTAGCCTCGGAACGGCGTTTTACTCAGGCGCTGTCATTTCTTGTAGCCCAAAACCCCACCCGAAACAACCCTTTTCGGGCCCGTTTTTCCGGCCACAAAAACAAGTCGAAAACCCCCCGGAAAAATCCCGTGAAGAGGCGGTTATCCACAGTTTCTCGCCATTTATTTTGTCCGCGGCGGTCACCGCGTTTTTTGCGTTCTTCTCCACGTAAGGTCCTAGATTCCCTACCCATTATCCCGGTTCATCCCATTTCATCCCGGCTCGTCCCGATTCTCCATTTATTTTGTCCCCTCACATTCGATGTTGGCGTGGATGACCTTGAACGCGCCGGCATAGGCGTCGTAGATGCGCCGCTGTTCCTGCGAGAGCTCGTGCACCAGGATGTCCACCTCCACCCCGTCATAGGCCAGCGCCCGGGCCTGGTAGAGCCCCAGGGCCTTCAGGTCCCTGGCGACCNNNNNNNNNNNNNNNNNNN
Encoded proteins:
- a CDS encoding strawberry notch family protein yields the protein VARDLKALGLYQARALAYDGVEVDILVHELSQEQRRIYDAYAGAFKVIHANIECEGTK